The sequence below is a genomic window from Sulfitobacter sp. SK012.
GGGTTCTTGCGATTGACATGGACCCCCAAGCCAGCTTGACCACAATGTTTGGATACCGTCCCGAGATCGAATTTGCTGAGAGCGGGACGGTCTATGACGCACTTAAATACGAAGACCCGGTTCCTTTGAGCCAAGTCATCCGAAAGACCTATTTTCACAATCTCGATCTCGCGCCTGCCGGGCTGTTGTTATCGGAGTATGAGACCGAAACGGCCTATGCGCTTCAGCACAAGATCGACCCGCCGTTCACACAGCGCCTCGCGATTGCTCTCGACGAGATCGAAGCGGACTACGATCTCGTCATCATCGATTGCCCGCCTCAACTTGGCTTCACAACGATGACAGCTTTGTTGGCTTCCACAGGTCTTCTGATAACGGTCGTTCCAAGTATGCTGGATGTTGCGTCAATGGCGCAATTCCTTGAAATGGCTGGAGAAACAGTCCAGACTCTTGAGGAGGCGGCTGGGCCTATCGACTGGAACTTCCTTAAGTTTTTGATTGCTCGATATGAACCAACCGACGTACCCCAGTCACAAATGGCGGGTTTCTTGCGTTCCATTCTCCTCGATCAAGTTTTGACCACACCGATGCTCAAGTCCACAGCGATCTCGGACGCTGGGATGACGCAGCAAACAATCTATGAGCTGGAACCCTCTCAGGTTGTAAAGAAGACACTAACACGCATATTAGAGTCTGTTAATGGCGTCGCTGATGAATTTGAGAAGACTATCCAGCAAGCTTGGGGAAGGGAAATTGACTA
It includes:
- the repA gene encoding plasmid partitioning protein RepA, yielding MKNVATSPIAASIASNAARLSEALNNHMRNSFQPDSRKALRKFHPAEVSELTGISMSNLRTRHQEGDFPDVETDSRGRRLYTAQEIDQIRHVMAETGRNGETYLPGRRENDSIQVISIVNFKGGSSKTTSAIHLAQRYALRGYRVLAIDMDPQASLTTMFGYRPEIEFAESGTVYDALKYEDPVPLSQVIRKTYFHNLDLAPAGLLLSEYETETAYALQHKIDPPFTQRLAIALDEIEADYDLVIIDCPPQLGFTTMTALLASTGLLITVVPSMLDVASMAQFLEMAGETVQTLEEAAGPIDWNFLKFLIARYEPTDVPQSQMAGFLRSILLDQVLTTPMLKSTAISDAGMTQQTIYELEPSQVVKKTLTRILESVNGVADEFEKTIQQAWGREID